A portion of the Moraxella ovis genome contains these proteins:
- the ttcA gene encoding tRNA 2-thiocytidine(32) synthetase TtcA: MTDSQNLTDEILNDAESHSEIIHALSADSERETGTDGDDEHDFDDGIKSARFKKLQKKLRKEVSWAIRDFNMIEDGDVVMVCISGGKDSFTLLDILLFLKRIAPINFDVVAVNLDQKQPNFPEHVLPEYLSKQGIPHYILEKDTYSIVKSVVPEGKTYCSACSRLRRGSLYGFAKQIGATKIALGHHRDDILATFFLNLFHGGSLKAMPPKLLSDDKQNVLIRPLAYVAEKDIIKYANYKQFPIIPCGLCGSQDNLQRAMINDMLREWDNAHPKRLASMFKALQNVAPSQLADRELFDFESLKTERTDDERLFEGDNIRVGVSEKLADIGLPTAPQVQTFNPKFSNKIPTINPVLD; this comes from the coding sequence ATGACCGATAGCCAAAATTTAACCGATGAAATCCTAAACGATGCAGAAAGCCATTCTGAAATTATTCACGCCTTATCTGCCGACAGCGAGCGAGAGACGGGCACGGACGGCGATGATGAGCATGACTTTGATGATGGCATTAAATCCGCCCGCTTCAAAAAACTACAAAAGAAACTGCGTAAAGAAGTGTCGTGGGCGATTCGTGATTTTAACATGATTGAAGACGGCGATGTCGTCATGGTATGTATCTCAGGCGGTAAGGACAGCTTTACGTTGCTTGATATATTGCTGTTTTTAAAACGCATTGCTCCGATTAACTTTGATGTCGTGGCAGTCAATCTTGACCAAAAACAGCCCAATTTTCCCGAACACGTCCTGCCCGAATACCTATCCAAACAAGGCATTCCGCATTATATCCTAGAAAAGGACACTTATAGCATTGTAAAATCGGTCGTGCCAGAGGGCAAAACTTACTGCTCGGCTTGCTCACGCCTAAGACGTGGCTCGCTGTACGGCTTTGCCAAGCAGATTGGGGCGACTAAGATTGCTCTGGGTCATCATCGTGATGACATTTTGGCGACTTTCTTTTTGAATTTGTTTCATGGCGGAAGTCTAAAAGCCATGCCTCCTAAGCTATTATCTGATGATAAGCAAAATGTGCTAATTCGTCCGCTTGCCTATGTTGCTGAAAAGGACATTATTAAATACGCCAATTATAAGCAGTTTCCCATTATCCCTTGTGGGCTGTGTGGCTCACAAGACAACCTGCAACGGGCGATGATCAATGATATGCTTCGTGAGTGGGACAACGCCCACCCAAAACGCCTAGCCAGTATGTTTAAAGCCTTGCAAAATGTCGCCCCAAGCCAGCTTGCCGACCGTGAACTGTTTGATTTTGAAAGTCTAAAAACCGAACGAACAGACGATGAGCGGCTGTTTGAGGGGGACAATATCCGAGTGGGCGTAAGCGAAAAACTTGCCGATATTGGCTTGCCGACCGCCCCGCAAGTGCAGACCTTTAACCCAAAATTTAGCAACAAAATCCCAACGATCAATCCTGTGCTGGATTAA
- the aroQ gene encoding type II 3-dehydroquinate dehydratase: protein MEQITPSKKILLINGPNLHLLGKREPEIYGTTTLNDIIERLTKTAKSHGIELISLQSNHEGDIVDAVGNLGLLCESPIDAVIVNPAAFTHTSVAIRDALSAINKPFIEVHLSNVHAREPFRSHSYFSDKAVGVICGLGDMGYDMALMWFLKNLYKINLSH from the coding sequence ATGGAACAAATCACCCCATCCAAGAAGATTCTTCTCATCAACGGTCCCAACTTGCACCTATTGGGCAAACGCGAACCTGAGATCTACGGCACGACCACTTTAAATGACATCATAGAGCGACTCACCAAGACAGCCAAATCGCACGGCATTGAACTCATCAGCCTACAATCAAATCACGAGGGCGACATCGTTGATGCTGTTGGTAATCTGGGTCTGCTTTGTGAATCACCCATTGATGCTGTTATCGTCAATCCTGCAGCGTTCACTCATACCTCAGTCGCCATTCGAGATGCGCTATCAGCCATCAATAAGCCTTTTATTGAAGTACATCTGTCCAACGTGCACGCTCGTGAGCCGTTTCGCTCGCATTCGTATTTTTCGGATAAGGCGGTAGGCGTCATCTGCGGACTTGGTGACATGGGTTATGACATGGCGCTTATGTGGTTTTTAAAAAATCTCTACAAAATCAACCTTTCACATTGA
- a CDS encoding cold-shock protein: MSVREQGTVKWFNDSKGFGFIQRATGEDVFVHFRAILGEGYRSLKEGQAVEFVVTEGDKGLQAEEVSKL; this comes from the coding sequence ATGTCAGTTCGTGAACAAGGTACTGTAAAGTGGTTTAATGATTCCAAAGGCTTTGGTTTCATTCAACGTGCTACAGGTGAGGATGTTTTTGTGCATTTCCGCGCGATTCTTGGCGAGGGCTATCGCTCTTTAAAAGAAGGTCAGGCTGTGGAATTTGTCGTGACTGAGGGTGATAAAGGATTGCAAGCTGAAGAAGTAAGCAAGCTGTAA
- a CDS encoding DEAD/DEAH box helicase has protein sequence MSHQANKDTTTSSGFVKFHDLPLSETTLKAIRALNFENLTPIQSQILPHTLANQDAIGQAQTGTGKTGAFLITIIESLLKRPFGEDERRFLGEPRALILAPTRELAQQIYADCRELTRFSDLYNLCITGGADFDKQAKQLECRPLDILIGTPGRIIDWVQKGVLFLDRVELFVLDEADRMLDMGFIPDINRIVRHMPANTHRQSLLFSATFNTDVMNLAYRWLNNPAFVEIAPESKTNKAIDQQFYLLTEREKMSALREILSGSDVKKTIVFANRKDQVKRLYDNLRRQFEVTMLSGDVAQQKRERYLQRFKEGEVNILVATDVAGRGIHVDDVTHVVNYTLPDMPDDYVHRIGRTGRAGHTGVSISFVSENDAFNLPALEDHIGIKFKLNQFDFKPADVVDNPKSDD, from the coding sequence TTGAGTCATCAAGCCAATAAAGATACAACTACTTCATCAGGTTTTGTAAAATTTCATGATTTGCCATTATCTGAGACGACATTAAAGGCGATTCGTGCGCTGAATTTTGAGAATCTGACACCCATTCAGTCTCAGATTCTACCGCATACGCTTGCCAATCAAGATGCCATTGGTCAGGCTCAGACTGGTACTGGCAAGACAGGGGCGTTCTTGATTACTATTATTGAGTCGTTGTTAAAGCGTCCTTTTGGCGAGGATGAGCGAAGATTCTTAGGTGAGCCGCGTGCGCTTATTCTGGCGCCAACGCGTGAATTGGCGCAGCAAATCTATGCTGACTGCCGAGAGCTGACCAGATTTAGCGATCTTTATAATCTGTGTATCACAGGTGGTGCTGATTTTGACAAACAAGCCAAGCAGCTTGAGTGTCGCCCGCTTGATATTCTGATTGGTACACCGGGTCGTATTATTGATTGGGTGCAAAAAGGCGTTCTATTCTTAGATCGGGTTGAGTTATTTGTGCTTGATGAGGCTGATCGCATGCTTGATATGGGATTCATCCCTGATATTAACCGCATTGTGCGGCACATGCCTGCCAATACTCATCGCCAAAGCCTGCTATTCTCAGCGACATTCAATACTGATGTGATGAATTTGGCGTATCGCTGGCTTAATAATCCTGCTTTTGTGGAGATTGCACCTGAGAGTAAAACCAATAAAGCCATTGATCAGCAGTTTTATCTGCTGACCGAACGTGAAAAGATGTCGGCACTGAGAGAGATTCTCTCAGGTAGTGATGTCAAAAAAACCATCGTCTTCGCCAATCGTAAAGATCAGGTAAAGCGTCTATATGACAATCTGCGCCGTCAATTTGAAGTTACCATGCTCTCAGGCGATGTCGCCCAGCAAAAACGAGAAAGATATCTACAGCGCTTTAAAGAAGGCGAAGTAAATATTCTGGTCGCGACAGACGTGGCAGGGCGTGGCATTCATGTTGATGATGTGACCCACGTGGTTAATTATACCTTGCCTGATATGCCTGACGACTATGTACATCGTATCGGTCGTACAGGGCGCGCAGGGCACACTGGCGTGTCTATCAGCTTTGTTAGCGAGAATGATGCTTTTAACCTGCCTGCGCTCGAAGATCATATTGGGATTAAATTTAAACTAAATCAGTTTGATTTTAAGCCTGCCGATGTTGTTGACAATCCTAAGAGTGATGATTGA
- the hemW gene encoding radical SAM family heme chaperone HemW produces MSPLLELLPERIPLSLYIHIPWCVKKCPYCDFNSHALPDSSDDAVLTAPFSDYVDAMILDASSQLSFVQGRQIHSVFIGGGTPSLLPVHEFARLFDALRAMYDFADDCEITLEVNPGTVEHAPFEEYLALGINRLSIGVQTFNEEALGVLVRIHSPNQAINAICNAKQAGFRRINVDLMHGLPNQTADFAVHDLQTAIDAGATHISWYQLTIEPNTAFYRAPPDLPEEDVLESIEESGRALLTEHGFDNYEVSAWTGKDDTPCKHNINYWQFGDYLAIGAGAHGKVTLHGHPEHDDGIYRFHKSRLPKDYMHAESSAPKMVNFEKINEENLPFEFMMNALRLRHGASTQMFEERTGLFVSTIDNELLPLQHEGFMVHDANLLSPTAMGFRYVNHLVRSFL; encoded by the coding sequence ATGAGCCCACTTTTGGAGCTGCTGCCTGAACGTATTCCTTTGTCGTTATACATTCACATCCCGTGGTGTGTGAAGAAATGCCCTTATTGTGATTTTAATTCACATGCGCTACCCGATTCATCTGATGATGCTGTGCTGACTGCGCCATTCTCTGACTATGTGGATGCGATGATTTTGGATGCGAGTTCTCAGCTGTCTTTTGTGCAGGGGCGTCAGATTCATTCGGTGTTCATCGGTGGCGGTACGCCGTCACTATTGCCTGTTCATGAATTTGCAAGATTATTCGATGCGCTGCGTGCGATGTATGACTTTGCAGATGATTGTGAGATTACCCTTGAGGTTAATCCAGGTACGGTAGAGCATGCGCCTTTTGAGGAGTATCTGGCGCTTGGGATTAATCGACTGTCCATTGGTGTGCAGACCTTTAATGAAGAGGCGCTGGGAGTACTTGTGCGCATTCATAGTCCCAACCAAGCCATCAATGCCATTTGCAATGCCAAGCAAGCAGGATTTCGCCGTATTAATGTAGATCTGATGCATGGGCTGCCGAATCAGACGGCAGACTTTGCGGTTCATGACCTACAGACAGCCATAGACGCTGGCGCAACACACATTTCATGGTATCAGCTGACCATTGAACCTAATACAGCCTTTTATCGTGCACCTCCTGATCTACCCGAAGAGGATGTGTTGGAGTCAATCGAAGAATCAGGGCGTGCGTTACTGACTGAGCATGGCTTTGATAATTATGAAGTGTCAGCATGGACAGGCAAGGATGATACACCATGCAAGCACAATATTAATTATTGGCAGTTTGGGGATTATCTAGCCATCGGTGCAGGCGCGCACGGCAAAGTTACATTGCATGGACATCCTGAGCATGATGATGGCATTTATCGCTTTCATAAATCGCGCCTACCTAAGGACTATATGCATGCCGAATCATCAGCGCCCAAGATGGTAAATTTTGAAAAAATCAACGAAGAAAATCTGCCATTTGAATTTATGATGAATGCATTAAGATTGCGCCATGGTGCTAGCACTCAGATGTTTGAGGAGCGTACGGGGCTGTTTGTCAGTACGATTGACAATGAGCTTTTGCCATTACAGCACGAAGGCTTTATGGTGCATGACGCTAACCTACTAAGCCCGACTGCGATGGGCTTTAGATATGTGAATCATTTGGTGCGTTCATTTTTATGA
- a CDS encoding entericidin A/B family lipoprotein, whose product MPTKKLIIAAVAAAFVLTGCNTVKGLGKDVSKAGDAVTDGAQKVQNKI is encoded by the coding sequence ATTCCCACGAAAAAACTAATCATCGCTGCTGTTGCTGCTGCTTTTGTTCTAACTGGTTGCAACACCGTTAAAGGTCTTGGCAAAGACGTATCAAAAGCTGGCGACGCAGTAACTGACGGCGCACAAAAAGTTCAAAACAAAATCTAA
- a CDS encoding tRNA (cytidine(34)-2'-O)-methyltransferase, whose translation MTTIHIVLFSPKIPNNTGNIIRLCANTGAKLHLVRPLAFELDDTKLKRAGLDYHEYAQMRVYENWRECRDALRAQGIHKMVAMTTKFSHSFYEYDFNHVDGGDVALVFGSETDGLPQDVRDDIGSDNWLRLPMLPESRSLNLANSVSICLYEIWRQLGFTGDVGESVGYHRLSSRPED comes from the coding sequence ATGACCACTATCCATATTGTATTATTTTCACCCAAGATTCCAAATAACACCGGCAACATCATCCGTCTGTGTGCAAATACAGGTGCAAAGCTGCATCTGGTACGACCTTTGGCGTTTGAGCTTGATGATACCAAGCTAAAACGAGCTGGGCTGGATTATCATGAATACGCCCAAATGCGGGTGTACGAGAACTGGAGAGAATGCCGAGATGCGCTGAGGGCTCAGGGTATTCATAAGATGGTTGCGATGACGACGAAGTTTAGCCATTCTTTTTATGAGTATGATTTTAACCATGTTGATGGCGGTGATGTTGCGCTTGTATTTGGTTCTGAGACGGACGGTCTGCCTCAGGATGTGCGTGATGACATCGGTTCGGATAATTGGCTAAGGCTGCCGATGTTGCCAGAGTCTCGCAGCCTTAACCTTGCCAATTCGGTGTCTATCTGCCTGTATGAGATATGGCGACAGCTTGGCTTTACGGGAGATGTTGGCGAGAGTGTGGGTTATCATCGACTATCGTCTCGTCCTGAGGATTGA
- a CDS encoding TusE/DsrC/DsvC family sulfur relay protein, which yields MTDLELDTDGHLQDHTQWTVSVAQTLADTLDVELTDVHYRILMQVRAFFDKYHHSPATRPLIKHLSSTLPDDKINNAKLQALFNTGLVARHVNRIAGLPKPPNCL from the coding sequence ATGACAGACCTAGAATTAGATACTGATGGACACCTCCAAGACCACACACAATGGACGGTAAGTGTCGCACAGACTTTGGCGGATACGCTTGATGTCGAGCTTACCGATGTTCACTATCGAATCTTGATGCAAGTGCGGGCTTTTTTTGACAAATACCATCACAGTCCTGCCACACGCCCGCTTATCAAGCATTTATCATCTACCCTACCCGATGATAAGATTAATAATGCCAAATTACAAGCATTATTTAACACAGGTCTAGTGGCACGTCACGTGAATCGCATCGCGGGACTGCCAAAGCCACCGAATTGCCTATAA
- the tusD gene encoding sulfurtransferase complex subunit TusD has product MATLLLITSSPHSNQGKQALHAAKERLTAGEILSVFFYGDGAYTASRLLWQTADVPSISDEWVKLSKQHNLDLPVCVSTALARGITDVDNANRHSLNGDNLRAPFRLVGLSELALRIDDGATVIQF; this is encoded by the coding sequence ATGGCAACTTTATTACTCATCACTTCAAGCCCTCACAGCAACCAGGGCAAACAGGCACTACACGCCGCCAAAGAACGCTTAACAGCTGGCGAGATACTCAGCGTATTTTTTTATGGTGATGGCGCATATACAGCCAGCCGCCTACTTTGGCAAACCGCCGATGTGCCCAGCATTAGCGATGAATGGGTGAAACTTTCAAAGCAGCACAATCTAGACCTACCCGTCTGTGTCAGCACGGCATTGGCGCGCGGTATTACTGATGTCGATAACGCCAATCGGCACAGTCTTAATGGCGATAATCTACGCGCGCCCTTTCGCCTGGTTGGGCTATCAGAGTTGGCATTGCGGATTGATGACGGCGCCACCGTGATTCAGTTTTAG
- the glnE gene encoding bifunctional [glutamate--ammonia ligase]-adenylyl-L-tyrosine phosphorylase/[glutamate--ammonia-ligase] adenylyltransferase has product MMTPVFTPNQTELEILSLASPFAYSVYDKKIDEAQAFLGEFGFERALTRGDFDVLIGRFAAHSDENAVMTGLRQLRNLLMLKWVWQDALGVIELEKLMEELSEFTNACICHAKNHVYDRLVERYGVPMTVIEGRKQVDEFAVIAMGKLGAMELNLSSDIDLIFIHRGVGETDTSEHGRKSIDNQKFMTNLGRGIIRLLDEVTADGFVFRVDMRLRPWGDGSPLVMTTAALEKYFGQHGRTWERFAWLKARVVNEVSELFLTQILNLRKNFVYRYYIDYSAFGALREMKSMIVSQQTQRQDLDNVKLGVGGIRDIEFIVQAFALIYGGHQAALGENLSCLAAIGVLDEFDYLSRAEADELASAYRFLRRLEHAIQARHDKQTQKLPNDLDELTAIAQIMGFDGVDDFRQVLDTHRQKVSVPFERMVTDRQSPIQELSDTKDAWQEIKDVLSDESVQALDEFMSSKLVQGLDDEPKSRLESAYPIILHALLEHAKKDGVERADMAVSRLVSLLEAICRRSIYLVMIAENPNATIALIPMLSASPWIAKELALYPMLLDNFLQKRYLHLPDKAELADILRQSLLRVERFDDESYLANIRLFKKTQVLAVATADVLGLRHIMKVSDSLTFIAEVVVESALYRAFDELVCKHGYPMLQNGERASHAHIGFAIIGYGKLGGIEMSYASDLDVVFLHEIDEKADTDGERAVSGMKFASRLIQKILTYLTTQTRDGRAYEIDMRLRPSGNAGVMVVSSYAFEVYQHDKAWAWEHQALVRARAIAGDVRVMASFDKIRTDILTKPYDKAKVRTDVIEMRQKMQTHLGTKEGGMAEHQFHLKQDFGGLVDIEFLAQYVVLAFAHDYPNLAIWSDNVRIFEEVAKTGLWSVERCEKLTQSYLNLRKKTHELALMEQKTIVQDDTWQETREFVRGVWDGVLG; this is encoded by the coding sequence ATGATGACACCTGTATTCACACCTAATCAAACCGAGCTTGAGATTCTAAGTCTTGCCAGTCCTTTTGCTTACTCAGTGTACGATAAAAAAATTGATGAGGCACAAGCATTCTTGGGGGAGTTTGGCTTTGAGCGTGCGTTGACCCGAGGTGATTTTGATGTGCTGATTGGGCGGTTTGCAGCGCATTCCGATGAAAACGCTGTCATGACAGGACTTAGACAGCTTCGTAATCTACTCATGCTAAAATGGGTCTGGCAGGATGCGCTGGGTGTGATCGAGCTTGAAAAGCTGATGGAGGAGCTGTCAGAATTTACCAACGCCTGCATCTGCCATGCCAAAAACCACGTCTATGATAGGTTGGTTGAGAGATATGGCGTGCCGATGACGGTGATCGAGGGGCGAAAACAGGTAGATGAATTCGCCGTAATCGCCATGGGTAAGCTGGGTGCGATGGAGCTAAACTTATCCAGTGACATTGATTTGATTTTTATTCATAGGGGTGTGGGCGAGACTGACACGAGCGAACACGGCAGAAAAAGCATCGACAATCAAAAATTCATGACTAATCTAGGTCGTGGCATCATCCGTCTGCTCGATGAGGTGACGGCAGATGGCTTTGTATTTCGAGTGGACATGCGACTGCGCCCGTGGGGTGATGGCTCGCCGCTTGTGATGACGACGGCCGCGCTTGAGAAGTATTTTGGTCAGCATGGACGTACTTGGGAGAGATTTGCTTGGCTAAAAGCACGAGTGGTGAATGAGGTTTCTGAGCTATTCTTGACCCAAATACTCAATCTGCGCAAGAACTTCGTCTATCGTTATTATATTGACTACAGTGCGTTCGGTGCGCTGCGTGAGATGAAGTCGATGATCGTCAGCCAGCAGACGCAGCGTCAGGATCTGGATAATGTCAAGCTTGGTGTTGGTGGTATTCGTGACATTGAATTTATCGTGCAGGCATTTGCACTGATATATGGTGGTCATCAGGCGGCGCTCGGAGAGAATTTATCCTGTCTTGCTGCCATCGGTGTACTTGATGAGTTTGACTATCTCTCCCGCGCTGAGGCGGATGAGTTGGCGTCAGCTTATCGATTCTTGAGACGGCTAGAGCATGCCATCCAAGCACGCCATGACAAACAAACTCAAAAACTTCCTAACGACCTTGATGAATTAACTGCCATCGCTCAGATTATGGGGTTTGATGGTGTTGATGATTTTCGGCAGGTGCTTGACACGCATCGGCAAAAGGTGTCTGTGCCTTTTGAGCGCATGGTGACGGATCGTCAAAGTCCTATCCAGGAGCTCAGTGACACTAAGGATGCTTGGCAGGAAATCAAAGACGTGCTAAGTGATGAAAGCGTACAGGCGCTTGATGAATTCATGTCATCAAAGTTGGTGCAGGGCTTGGATGATGAACCAAAATCTCGCCTAGAATCTGCCTATCCCATCATATTACACGCGCTATTAGAGCACGCCAAAAAAGATGGTGTAGAGCGTGCAGACATGGCAGTATCAAGATTGGTGAGCTTGCTTGAGGCGATATGTCGTCGTTCGATCTATCTTGTGATGATCGCTGAGAACCCAAATGCCACCATTGCGCTTATCCCGATGTTATCAGCAAGTCCATGGATCGCCAAAGAGCTGGCTTTATACCCCATGCTGCTGGATAACTTTTTACAAAAGCGCTATTTGCATTTGCCAGATAAAGCAGAACTTGCCGACATTCTGCGTCAAAGCTTGCTTCGGGTGGAGCGTTTTGATGATGAAAGTTATTTGGCAAATATTCGATTATTTAAAAAGACCCAAGTGCTGGCTGTGGCGACTGCCGATGTGTTGGGGCTGCGTCACATCATGAAGGTGTCTGACAGCTTAACGTTCATCGCTGAGGTGGTGGTGGAGTCAGCGCTGTATCGCGCCTTTGATGAATTGGTGTGTAAGCATGGATATCCAATGTTGCAAAATGGCGAGAGAGCAAGTCATGCACACATTGGCTTTGCGATCATTGGCTATGGCAAGCTTGGCGGCATTGAGATGTCTTACGCGTCCGATTTGGACGTGGTGTTCTTACATGAGATCGATGAAAAGGCAGACACAGATGGTGAGCGTGCGGTAAGCGGTATGAAATTCGCTTCTCGCCTGATTCAAAAAATTCTTACCTATCTGACCACGCAGACCCGTGATGGTCGCGCTTATGAGATTGACATGAGGCTTCGACCTTCGGGTAACGCAGGCGTGATGGTGGTCTCTTCATATGCGTTCGAGGTGTATCAGCATGACAAGGCGTGGGCGTGGGAGCATCAAGCGCTGGTGCGGGCGCGTGCCATCGCCGGGGATGTGCGCGTGATGGCAAGCTTTGATAAGATTCGCACCGATATCCTAACCAAGCCTTATGATAAGGCGAAAGTACGTACAGATGTCATCGAGATGCGCCAAAAGATGCAAACCCATCTGGGTACTAAAGAGGGTGGTATGGCAGAGCATCAATTCCATCTAAAGCAGGACTTTGGCGGTCTGGTGGATATTGAGTTCTTGGCGCAGTATGTGGTGCTTGCCTTTGCTCATGACTACCCGAACCTAGCCATATGGTCGGACAATGTTCGTATCTTCGAGGAAGTGGCCAAAACAGGGCTGTGGAGCGTGGAGCGCTGTGAGAAATTAACCCAAAGCTACCTTAACCTACGCAAAAAAACCCATGAACTCGCACTAATGGAGCAAAAAACCATCGTCCAAGACGATACTTGGCAGGAAACGCGAGAGTTCGTGCGTGGGGTTTGGGATGGGGTTTTGGGTTAG